The window GGCCCCGGGTAAACTTCAATGAAGAAAATGAATCAATCGTCAATGTTCCGGGCCGCCGTGCATTCATGCCGCTATGCGATACTGAGGTCGTGCCCGCCCTCATCCAGCCGAAGAAAGTCCAGGTCAACCTGACCGCGGGCACCGGCATGGAGATCGAGTGGCAGGACGGCCACCGCTCCAGCTATACGTTCCCGTACCTGCGCGACGCCTGCCCCTGCGCCACCTGCGACGATGAGCGTTCGCGCGACGGCCGCGAACCGGGCGAGGCACCCAAGCCCGCTCCCGGCTCGCTGCCCATGTTCCGCGAAGCGCCGCGCGCCACGCACGCCGAGGCCGTGGGGAAGTACGCCATCCGTTTCACCTTCCATGACGGGCATCAGCACGGCATCTATTCCTGGGAGTACCTGCGGGACGTGTGCCCGTGTGCGGAATGCAAGGCGAGGCAAAAGGGCGCCGGCTCGGAAACGGGGCCGATGATCTCCACGCGGCGGGCAGGAGGAACGCAGTAGCGTGGCGCTCCTCGACGACCTGAACCCGCGCCAGCGCGAGGCAGTGGAAGCCACTGAGGGGCCGCTTTTGATCCTGGCGGGGGCGGGCAGCGGCAAGACGCGGGTGATCACCTACCGTATTGCGCACCTGATCGAGAACCTGGGCGTCGCGGCCGATTCCATCCTGGCGGTCACCTTCACCAACAAGGCGGCGGCGGAGATGGCGGCGCGGGTGGAGCAACTGGCGGGCGGGCACACCCTGGCGCGGCCGCTGATCTCGACCTTCCATTCCTTTTGCGTGCGCGTGTTGCGGCGCGATATCGAGGCGCTGGGCGAAGGCTATCGGAAGGACTTCGTCATCTACGACGAGGACGACCAGGAATCGGTGCTCAAGGCGGCGATGAAGCGCATGGGCCTGGACGCCAAGCAGATGCCGCCGCGCGGCGTGCTGGCGCGCATCTCCTGGGCGAAGAACCACATGCGCG of the Terriglobales bacterium genome contains:
- a CDS encoding DUF971 domain-containing protein; this encodes MPALIQPKKVQVNLTAGTGMEIEWQDGHRSSYTFPYLRDACPCATCDDERSRDGREPGEAPKPAPGSLPMFREAPRATHAEAVGKYAIRFTFHDGHQHGIYSWEYLRDVCPCAECKARQKGAGSETGPMISTRRAGGTQ